One part of the Trueperaceae bacterium genome encodes these proteins:
- a CDS encoding SDR family oxidoreductase gives MDLRGKTVLVTGAAGTGVGAGVCQAVVAAGGRLVVNDLTAEGTEAARHAHGAVAGFAADVSSEAEVEAMFAGIAAAVGRLDGVVNNAGVGLDRGVVDTTADDYRRIESTDLRGTWLVSRAFARQAVAGGGGSIVNVSSVHAVATMRGYALYAAAKAGVEGFTRGLAAELGSFGVRCNAIAPGYVHSAQNEALIAGWTDDPAGWVRAHVQEQQALPVEVEPLDCGWAAVFFLSDASRAVTGQVLRVDAGLTTLLYDKAFK, from the coding sequence GTGGACCTGAGGGGCAAGACGGTCCTCGTGACGGGCGCGGCCGGGACGGGCGTGGGCGCGGGCGTGTGCCAGGCCGTCGTCGCGGCGGGCGGACGGCTGGTCGTCAACGACCTCACCGCGGAGGGCACCGAGGCGGCCCGGCACGCCCACGGGGCCGTTGCCGGTTTCGCTGCCGACGTCTCGTCCGAGGCCGAGGTCGAGGCGATGTTCGCGGGCATCGCCGCCGCCGTAGGACGTCTCGACGGCGTCGTCAACAACGCCGGGGTGGGCCTCGACCGCGGCGTCGTCGACACCACCGCGGACGACTACCGACGCATCGAGTCGACCGACCTGCGGGGCACGTGGCTGGTCTCGCGCGCGTTCGCCCGCCAGGCGGTGGCCGGGGGCGGCGGCAGCATCGTCAACGTGTCGTCGGTGCACGCCGTGGCCACGATGCGCGGCTACGCGCTCTACGCCGCGGCGAAGGCGGGGGTGGAGGGCTTCACCCGCGGGCTCGCCGCCGAGCTGGGCTCCTTCGGCGTCCGCTGCAACGCCATCGCGCCCGGCTACGTGCACTCGGCGCAGAACGAGGCGCTCATCGCCGGCTGGACGGATGACCCCGCCGGCTGGGTCCGCGCCCACGTGCAGGAGCAGCAGGCCCTGCCCGTCGAGGTCGAGCCGCTCGACTGCGGGTGGGCCGCGGTGTTCTTCCTCTCCGACGCGAGCCGCGCGGTCACCGGACAGGTGCTCAGGGTCGACGCGGGGCTCACGACGCTCCTCTACGACAAGGCCTTCAAGTGA
- a CDS encoding FadR/GntR family transcriptional regulator, with protein MTSSYKVKRASLTDQVSHQLVRYVEEHGLQPGDPLPTEAEFAEMFGVSRTVIREGLSAAAALGLIVADPGRRSRVAPLSARVLDNFFANALRLNKGAVVELLEVREALETYGVRLAARDHDDEGLEEVRRHLESMDTALKGEDQEAFVDADVGFHMALTALSGNEVLVHLIDALRSSTRQTIASGLAARGSRLSLPAIQAVHVEIFEAVEARDPEAAAKAMMEHFALAIAAVKTGPDAA; from the coding sequence ATGACGAGCAGCTACAAGGTCAAACGTGCCAGCCTCACCGACCAGGTGAGCCACCAGCTCGTGCGCTACGTCGAGGAGCACGGACTCCAGCCGGGCGACCCCCTGCCCACCGAGGCCGAGTTCGCCGAGATGTTCGGCGTCAGCCGCACCGTGATCCGCGAGGGGCTGAGCGCCGCCGCCGCCCTCGGGCTCATCGTCGCCGACCCGGGCCGGCGCTCGCGCGTGGCGCCGCTCTCCGCACGCGTCCTCGACAACTTCTTCGCCAACGCGCTGCGGCTGAACAAGGGCGCGGTCGTCGAGCTGCTCGAGGTGCGCGAGGCGCTGGAGACCTACGGCGTGCGACTGGCCGCGCGCGACCACGACGACGAGGGGCTCGAGGAGGTCAGGAGGCACCTCGAGAGCATGGACACGGCGCTCAAGGGGGAGGACCAGGAGGCGTTCGTCGACGCCGACGTCGGCTTCCACATGGCGCTGACCGCCCTCAGCGGCAACGAGGTCCTCGTGCACCTGATCGACGCCCTCAGGTCCTCGACGCGCCAGACGATCGCCTCGGGCCTGGCGGCGCGCGGCTCGCGCCTCAGCCTGCCCGCGATCCAGGCCGTGCACGTCGAGATCTTCGAGGCCGTGGAGGCCCGCGACCCGGAGGCGGCGGCCAAGGCGATGATGGAGCACTTCGCGCTCGCGATCGCGGCCGTGAAGACCGGCCCCGACGCCGCGTAG
- a CDS encoding mandelate racemase/muconate lactonizing enzyme family protein, whose product MRIERIVADEVVVPARPGTVNSAGLDRPLHKLASRGRAAWTRQFDEVPKLLLTVQWDDGTVGYGECYRDHDWATVEAVARSLLGRSADELTLQALPIGRCREYDGFECAVWDSVAKAHGLRVVDLLGGPVRDAVRVGAWSGHRRAGEVGELAARCAASGYDCLKFKCDLEDDVVAWCREVAEAAPGMQVILDPNERWLYPHEARRRLAALAEVGNVLCVEDPIPRWMLDEYRELRATGVPVVLHVSLPYFAHGQRVEDAVLALTRRAVDGFNFNAGLAAFARLAHVASAARLPCWHGSELDLGVLEAMYLHSCAAAESCVWPSDVFGRLVRSHDLLKEPLRIEPPFARLPTGPGLGVEPDPEAVAAHRTRREVYEP is encoded by the coding sequence GTGAGGATCGAGCGCATCGTCGCCGACGAGGTCGTGGTGCCCGCGCGTCCGGGGACCGTCAACTCCGCGGGGCTCGACCGGCCGCTGCACAAGCTGGCCTCCCGGGGACGGGCCGCCTGGACGCGGCAGTTCGACGAGGTCCCCAAGCTGCTCCTGACCGTGCAGTGGGACGACGGGACCGTGGGCTACGGCGAGTGCTACCGCGACCACGACTGGGCGACCGTGGAGGCCGTGGCGCGCTCGCTGCTGGGGAGGAGCGCGGACGAGCTCACGCTGCAGGCCCTGCCCATCGGGCGCTGCCGCGAGTACGACGGCTTCGAGTGCGCCGTCTGGGACTCGGTCGCCAAGGCGCACGGGCTGAGGGTCGTGGACCTGCTGGGCGGGCCGGTCCGCGACGCGGTCCGCGTGGGCGCCTGGTCGGGGCACCGACGCGCCGGCGAGGTCGGCGAGCTCGCCGCTCGCTGCGCCGCGTCCGGCTACGACTGCCTCAAGTTCAAGTGCGACCTGGAGGACGACGTCGTCGCCTGGTGCCGCGAGGTGGCCGAGGCCGCGCCAGGCATGCAGGTGATCCTCGACCCCAACGAGCGCTGGCTGTACCCCCACGAGGCGCGGCGGCGCCTCGCGGCGTTGGCCGAGGTGGGGAACGTCCTCTGCGTCGAGGACCCGATCCCGCGGTGGATGCTCGACGAGTACCGCGAGCTCCGCGCCACCGGCGTGCCCGTGGTGCTCCACGTCTCGCTCCCCTACTTCGCGCACGGCCAGCGGGTCGAGGACGCCGTGCTCGCCCTGACCCGGCGGGCCGTCGACGGCTTCAACTTCAACGCCGGCCTGGCCGCGTTCGCGCGGCTCGCCCACGTGGCGTCCGCCGCCCGGCTGCCCTGCTGGCACGGCTCCGAGCTCGACCTCGGCGTGCTGGAGGCGATGTACCTCCACTCGTGCGCCGCCGCAGAGAGCTGCGTCTGGCCGAGCGACGTCTTCGGCCGGCTGGTCCGCTCGCACGACCTGCTCAAGGAGCCGCTGCGGATCGAGCCGCCGTTCGCCCGCCTCCCCACCGGGCCCGGCCTCGGGGTGGAGCCGGACCCCGAGGCGGTGGCCGCCCACCGCACCAGGCGCGAGGTGTACGAGCCATGA